A window of the Tripterygium wilfordii isolate XIE 37 chromosome 12, ASM1340144v1, whole genome shotgun sequence genome harbors these coding sequences:
- the LOC120010129 gene encoding filament-like plant protein 4 isoform X2, translating to MTTKEGLVKQHAKVAEEAVSGWEKAEAEALALKNHLETVTLSKLTAEDRASHLDGALKECMWQIRNLKEEHEQKLQEVSLIKTKQWDKIRLELEAKIGNLDQELLKAAAQNTAISRSLQERSNMLIKISEEKSQAEAEIELLKSNIESCEREINSFKYELHVVSKELEIRNEEKNMSMRSAEVTNKQHMEGVKKIAKLEAECQRLRGLVRKKLPGPAAFAQMKLEVENLGRDYGETRNKRSAVKPSSPHLSPVTEFSLDNVQKFQKENEFLTERLLAMEEETKMLKEALAKRNGELQASRNLCAKTASKLQILEAQLQICNQPENYLSNNASNPPSVTSMSEDGNDDERSCANSCATAMMSEISQFKKEKIDEKSNRAETGKHLELMDDFLEMEKLACLSNDSNANGPITISYTSNNKISESVNHVSGDPTLGKDSPSKQHLDLDPSADHVSSDKDLSVVTSGNDADELLATRLQSRISMVFESKSRDTGLGRIVEDIKQIMQEAQDTKFQPSVNCISDEVHCSDALGSDAELTAEKDISSSQASNVATETLHKPSQDLADAISQINDFILFLGKEAMIVHDTCSDNNELSKKIAEFSVTFNKISCGSILLDDFIFDLSHVLAKASELRFNILGFKNSDAEPNSPDCIDKVALPENKMVQILQKERSGGMYQNGHAVISSSTSDPEVPDYGNLVPSYESNARSCKFSLEEFEELRSEKDSMAIDLVRCTENLEMTKSQLHETEQLLVEVKLQLVSVQRSNSLAETQLKCMAESYRSLEACAEELETEVNLLRMKTETLGNELQDETRRSLDATERCNELQEQLKRKESCSVCSSASDNDVKMKQDREIASATEKLAECQETIFLLGKHLKSLRPQTKLIGSPHNESSQRGEGFTEEEPTSSGMKLQDFDQAEMETPASPNLQRVGAESPIYSRNQSDTEVDLLRSLTSSKHPIHRSSGSSTPTPEKQSRGFKRFFSSNGKNGQ from the exons ATGACTACAAAAGAAGGCCTGGTGAAACAACATGCTAAAGTTGCTGAAGAAGCAGTATCAG GTTGGGAAAAGGCTGAAGCAGAAGCTTTGGCATTGAAGAATCATCTGGAGACTGTTACACTTTCAAAACTCACTGCTGAAGATCGGGCATCACATCTAGATGGTGCTCTTAAGGAGTGCATGTGGCAGATACGTAATCTAAAGGAGGAGCATGAACAGAAATTGCAGGAAGTTTCTCTTATCAAGACCAAGCAATGGGACAAAATTAGACTTGAGCTTGAAGCAAAGATAGGCAATTTAGACCAAGAGCTCCTGAAAGCTGCCGCTCAAAATACAGCAATTTCAAGGTCATTGCAAGAGCGTTCTAACATGCTCATCAAGATAAGTGAAGAGAAGTCACAAGCTGAGGCTGAAATAGAACTTTTGAAGAGCAATATCGAATCTTgtgaaagagaaataaattcaTTTAAATACGAACTTCACGTCGTTTCCAAAGAACTAGAAATCCGTAATGAAGAGAAGAATATGAGCATGAGATCTGCAGAAGTGACTAACAAGCAGCATATGGAGGGTGTAAAGAAAATAGCTAAGCTTGAAGCAGAGTGCCAAAGATTACGTGGTCTTGTGAGGAAGAAGTTGCCTGGTCCTGCTGCATTTGCCCAAATGAAGCTAGAAGTTGAAAATTTGGGCCGTGATTATGGAGAAACTAGAAATAAAAGATCCGCTGTTAAGCCATCTAGCCCTCATTTGTCCCCAGTTACCGAATTCTCCCTTGACAATGTACAGAAATTTCAGAAAGAAAATGAGTTTCTCACAGAACGCTTATTGGCTAtggaagaagaaacaaagatgCTGAAAGAAGCTTTGGCAAAGCGTAATGGTGAATTGCAGGCTTCAAGGAATTTGTGTGCTAAGACAGCCAGTAAGCTTCAAATTTTGGaagcacaacttcaaatctgcAATCAACCAGAAAATTACTTGAGTAATAATGCCAGCAATCCACCAAGCGTGACATCCATGTCTGAAGATGGAAATGATGATGAGCGAAGTTGTGCCAACTCTTGTGCAACTGCAATGATGTCTGAAATCTCTCAATTTAAGAAGGAAAAGATCGATGAGAAGTCAAACAGGGCTGAAACTGGAAAGCACTTGGAGCTTATGGATGACTTCTTGGAGATGGAGAAGTTGGCTTGCTTATCTAATGATTCAAATGCTAATGGTCCCATCACTATTTCATACACTTCTAACAATAAGATATCAGAAAGTGTGAATCATGTGTCAGGAGATCCCACTCTTGGCAAGGATTCACCGTCAAAGCAGCATCTTGATTTGGATCCATCAGCTGACCATGTATCCTCTGATAAGGATTTGTCAGTAGTTACTTCTGGAAATGATGCAGATGAGTTGCTAGCGACTAGGCTCCAATCAAGAATTTCAATGGTATTTGAGTCTAAGTCGAGGGATACTGGCTTGGGGAGAATTGTGGAGGATATCAAACAAATTATGCAGGAAGCACAAGATACTAAGTTTCAGCCATCAGTTAATTGTATTTCTGATGAAGTACATTGTTCTGATGCTTTAGGTAGCGATGCAGAATTAACAGCAGAGAAGGATATCTCATCGTCACAAGCCAGTAATGTCGCTACAGAGACTCTGCATAAACCAAGCCAAGACTTGGCAGATGCCATTTCACAGATTAATGATTTCATATTGTttttgggtaaagaagccatgaTTGTTCACGACACTTGTTCCGATAACAATGAATTGAGTAAAAAAATTGCGGAATTCTCAGTCACATTCAATAAGATTTCATGTGGCAGTATACTGTTGGATGATTTCATTTTTGACCTTTCTCACGTGTTAGCTAAAGCCAGTGAGCTCAGATTTAATATACTGGGCTTTAAGAACAGTGATGCAGAACCTAATAGTCCTGATTGCATAGATAAGGTTGCTCTCCCAGAAAACAAGATGGTTCAGATTCTTCAGAAGGAACGGTCCGGAGGAATGTATCAGAATGGCCATGCCGTCATTTCTAGTTCTACCTCTGACCCTGAGGTTCCAGATTATGGGAATTTAGTTCCAAGCTATGAGTCAAATGCCAGATCATGCAAATTCTCATTAGAGGAATTTGAAGAGTTGAGATCAGAGAAAGATAGCATGGCAATAGATCTGGTTAGATGCACAGAAAATCTGGAAATGACAAAGTCTCAGTTGCATGAAACTGAACAGCTTTTAGTGGAAGTCAAGTTGCAATTGGTTTCTGTTCAAAGGTCAAACAGCTTGGCTGAGACGCAGCTGAAATGTATGGCAGAGTCTTATCGGTCACTAGAAGCATGTGCAGAGGAATTGGAAACTGAGGTGAATCTTCTACGAATGAAAACAGAAACATTGGGAAATGAGCTTCAGGATGAAACAAGGAGGAGTCTGGATGCCACGGAAAGATGCAATGAACTTCAAGAGCAATTGAAAAG GAAGGAGAGCTGCTCTGTTTGTTCTTCAGCATCTGATAATGATGTCAAGATGAAACAG GATCGAGAGATAGCGTCAGCCACAGAGAAGCTGGCAGAATGTCAGGAGACCATATTTCTTCTAGGCAAGCACTTGAAATCACTTCGTCCTCAAACAAAGCTCATCGGATCTCCACACAATGAGAGCAGTCAAAGGGGTGAAGGATTCACCGAGGAGGAACCTACTTCCAGTGGTATGAAGTTGCAGGATTTTGATCAAGCCGAGATGGAAACCCCTGCTTCTCCTAATCTGCAAAGAGTAGGTGCCGAGTCTCCCATCTATTCACGCAATCAATCAGATACTGAAGTAGACCTCCTGAGATCACTGACCAGTTCAAAGCATCCAATACACAGGTCTTCTGGTTCTTCTACTCCAACTCCAGAAAAACAATCAAGGGGATTTAAAAGATTCTTCTCTTCAAATGGAAAGAACGGTCAGTAG
- the LOC120010863 gene encoding probable pre-mRNA-splicing factor ATP-dependent RNA helicase DEAH5 → MATPTDDGLKKLEYLSLVSKVCNELETHIGVADKVLAEFITELGRDSETVDEFDEKLKENGAEMPDYFVRTLLTIIHAILPPKPKSEKEPKKVSDKKTKYGALAIEDGKDRVKELEKEIEMETRERRREKEEREDGAVRRRDGDRDRDRRRDRDRDRNVDRDIRRDRYDREYRHREKDYEEDDVRDRGRHWDRHDRHGRDGYEENGDVRKDGEHNRDRRNGQNRTDEPELYKVYKGRVSRVMDSGCFVQLTDIRGKEGLVHVSQMATRRIGNAKDVVKRDQEVYVKVISVSGQKLSLSMRDVDQNTGKDLLPIKKSSDDDAYRSNPSGSRDGPVTRTGLSGIRIVEEEDSVPSRRPLKRMSSPEKWEAKQLIASGVFSVQEYPMYDDEGDGVLYQEEGAEEELEIEMNEDEPAFLQGQTRYSVDMSPVKIFKNPEGSLSRAAALQSALIKERREVREQQQRTMLDSIPKDLNRPWEDPMPETGERHLAQELRGVGLSAYDMPEWKKDAFGKALTFGQRSKLSLQEQRQSLPIYKLKKELIQAVHDNQVLVVIGETGSGKTTQVTQYLAEAGYTTRGKIGCTQPRRVAAMSVAKRVAEEFGCRLGEEVGYAIRFEDCTGPDTVIKYMTDGMLLREILIDENLSQYSVIMLDEAHERTIHTDVLFGLLKKLVKRRPDLRLIVTSATLDAEKFSGYFFNCNIFTIPGRTFPVEILYTKQPESDYLDAALITVLQIHLTEPEGDILVFLTGQEEIDFACQSLYERMKGLGKNVPELIILPVYSALPSEMQSRIFDPAPPGKRKVVVATNIAEASLTIDGIFYVVDPGFAKQNVYNPKQGLDSLVITPISQASAKQRAGRAGRTGPGKCYRLYTESAYRNEMSPTSIPEIQRINLGFTTLTMKAMGINDLLSFDFMDPPSPQALISAMEQLYTLGALDEEGLLTKLGRKMAEFPLEPPLSKMLLASVDLGCSDEILTMIAMIQTGNIFYRPREKQAQADQKRAKFFQPEGDHLTLLAVYEAWKAKNFSGPWCFENFVQSRSLRRAQDVRKQLLSIMDKYKLDVVSAGKNFTKIRKAIAAGFFFHAARKDPQEGYRTLVENQPVYIHPSSALFQRQPDWVIYHELVMTTKEYMREVTVIDPKWLVELAPRFFKVSDPTKMSKRKRQERIEPLYDRYHEPNSWRLSKRRA, encoded by the exons ATGGCTACACCTACCGACGATGGTTTGAAGAAGCTAGAATACCTCTCTCTCGTCTCCAAAGTCTGCAACGAACTCGAAACGCATATAGGCGTTGCTGACAAAGTGTTAGCGGAGTTCATCACCGAATTGGGAAGGGACTCGGAGACGGTGGACGAATTCGATGAGAAACTGAAGGAAAACGGTGCCGAGATGCCCGATTACTTCGTACGTACATTGCTGACCATCATTCACGCAATCCTCCCGCCCAAGCCCAAATCGGAGAAGGAACCCAAGAAGGTAAGCGATAAGAAGACGAAGTATGGTGCTTTAGCGATTGAAGATGGTAAGGATAGAGTGAAGGAGCtcgaaaaagaaattgaaatggaGACTCGGGAGCGccgaagagagaaagaggagcgAGAAGACGGTGCTGTTAGGCGCAGAGACGGAGATAGAGACAGGGACAGACGCAGAGATAGAGACAGGGATAGGAATGTGGACAGGGACATACGCAGAGATAGATACGACAGAGAATATAGGCATAGAGAGAAGGATTACGAAGAGGATGATGTTAGGGATAGAGGGAGGCACTGGGATCGGCATGACAGGCATGGAAGGGATGGTTATGAAGAGAATGGAGATGTTAGAAAGGATGGTGAACACAATAGGGACAGAAGGAATGGGCAAAACCGCACAGATGAGCCTGAATTGTATAAGGTGTATAAAGGGAGGGTATCGAGAGTGATGGACAGTGGATGCTTTGTGCAATTGACTGATATTAGAGGGAAGGAGGGATTGGTTCATGTCTCTCAGATGGCAACTAGGAGAATTGGAAATGCTAAGGATGTTGTGAAGCGGGATCAGGAGGTTTATGTGAAGGTGATTTCGGTTTCAGGCCAGAAGTTGAGCTTGTCTATGAGGGATGTTGATCAGAATACTGGGAAGGATTTGCTTCCTATAAAGAAGAGCTCAGACGATGATGCATACAGGAGTAACCCATCAGGGTCGAGGGATGGGCCAGTTACAAGGACAGGGCTTTCTGGGATCAGGATTGTGGAGGAGGAGGATTCTGTTCCGTCACGCAGGCCGCTGAAAAGAATGAGCTCCCCTGAAAAATGGGAAGCCAAACAGTTGATTGCTTCAGGAGTTTTCAGCGTTCAAGAATACCCAATGTATGATGATGAAGGGGATGGAGTATTATATCAGGAAGAGGGTGCTGAAGAGGAGCTTGAGATTGAGATGAATGAGGATGAACCAGCTTTTCTGCAAGGCCAGACCAGGTACTCTGTAGATATGTCACCCGTGAAGATATTTAAGAATCCAGAAGGCTCGTTGAGTCGTGCCGCGGCACTCCAATCTGCACTCAtaaaagaaaggagagaagtTCGGGAACAGCAGCAAAGGACAATGCTTGATTCGATACCAAAGGATCTTAACCGTCCTTGGGAAGACCCAATGCCAGAGACCGGTGAGAGACATCTTGCGCAGGAGCTTAGGGGCGTTGGCTTGTCAGCATATGACATGCCTGAATGGAAGAAGGATGCTTTTGGGAAAGCATTGACCTTTGGGCAGAGATCAAAACTCTCCCTCCAGGAACAAAGGCAGAGTTTGCCAATTTACAAGTTAAAGAAAGAGCTGATTCAGGCTGTGCATGACAACCAAGTTCTCGTAGTCATTGGTGAGACTGGTTCAGGTAAGACTACCCAGGTAACACAATATCTCGCTGAGGCAGGTTACACTACTAGGGGTAAGATAGGGTGTACTCAACCACGTAGGGTGGCTGCTATGTCTGTTGCTAAGCGAGTTGCTGAAGAATTTGGTTGTCGTCTTGGGGAGGAAGTTGGGTATGCTATTCGTTTTGAGGATTGCACTGGACCAGATACTGTAATCAAGTATATGACCGATGGTATGCTTCTTAGAGAGATTCTGATTGATGAGAATCTCTCCCAGTACTCTGTCATAATGCTTGATGAAGCTCATGAAAGGACAATCCACACTGATGTTCTCTTTGGATTGCtgaaaaaacttgtaaagcggAGACCCGATCTTCGTTTGATCGTCACATCGGCCACATTAGATGCAGAGAAGTTTTCTGGGTATTTCTTTAACTGTAATATCTTCACAATTCCTGGGAGAACTTTTCCAGTGGAGATACTCTACACAAAACAGCCAGAAAGTGATTATCTGGATGCGGCTTTGATCACCGTCCTACAGATCCACTTGACAGAACCTGAAGGTGACATACTTGTCTTCTTGACTGGTCAAGAGGAGATTGATTTCGCATGCCAGTCTCTTTATGAGAGGATGAAAGGACTCGGTAAAAATGTTCctgaattgattattttacccgTTTATAGTGCCCTTCCTAGTGAAATGCAGTCGAGAATATTTGACCCTGCTCCCCCAGGGAAGAGGAAAGTGGTTGTGGCCACCAATATCGCTGAAGCTTCTTTAACCATAGATGGTATATTTTATGTGGTCGATCCTGGTTTTGCAAAACAAAATGTATATAATCCTAAGCAAGGGCTTGATTCTCTGGTCATAACTCCAATTTCACAGGCGTCAGCCAAGCAACGAGCAGGACGTGCTGGGCGTACTGGGCCTGGGAAATGTTACCGCCTCTACACTGAGAGTGCCTATCGAAATGAAATGTCACCTACCTCAATACCGGAAATCCAAAGGataaatttagggtttaccACGCTCACAATGAAAGCCATGGGAATAAATGATCTCCTGTCTTTTGATTTTATGGATCCACCTTCACCCCAGGCTCTCATTTCTGCCATGGAACAGCTGTATACTCTAGGAGCTCTGGATGAGGAGGGGCTTCTAACTAAATTGGGTAGAAAAATGGCAGAATTTCCTCTTGAACCGCCACTATCTAAGATGTTACTGGCCAGCGTTGACCTTGGCTGTAGTGATGAGATCTTGACAATGATTGCCATGATTCAAACTGGGAACATCTTCTACAGGCCAAGGGAAAAACAAGCTCAAGCAGATCAGAAGAGGGCCAAGTTTTTCCAACCTGAGGGAGACCATTTGACTTTACTTGCTGtgtatgaggcttggaaagctAAAAATTTCTCTGGGCCTTGGTGTTTTGAGAACTTTGTTCAGTCTCGATCCTTGAGAAGGGCACAGGATGTCAGAAAACAGCTTCTCTCTATCATGGATAA GTACAAATTGGATGTCGTAAGTGCTGGAAAGAATTTCACCAAGATAAGGAAGGCAATAGCAGCAGGGTTCTTTTTCCATGCGGCAAGGAAGGACCCGCAGGAAGGTTATCGAACCCTAGTTGAAAACCAGCCAGTTTATATCCATCCTAGCAGTGCTCTATTCCAGAGACAGCCAGACTGGGTTATCTACCACGAGCTGGTAATGACCACCAAGGAGTACATGCGTGAAGTAACGGTTATAGATCCCAAGTGGCTTGTGGAACTTGCACCAAGATTCTTTAAGGTGTCTGATCCCACGAAAATGAGCAAGCGCAAGCGTCAAGAACGCATTGAACCTCTCTATGACAGATATCATGAGCCAAATTCATGGCGTCTTAGCAAACGGCGTGCGTGA
- the LOC120010467 gene encoding auxin-responsive protein SAUR50-like, whose amino-acid sequence MSSKSGLPLEVPKGHFVVYLGENRSRHILPISFLSIDSIPEFQSLLQQAEEEFGFDHDMGLTIPCE is encoded by the exons ATGTCGTCAA AATCAGGACTACCTTTGGAAGTCCCAAAGGGTCATTTTGTTGTATATCTTGGCGAGAACAGAAGCAGACACATTCTGCCTATATCTTTCTTGTCTATAGACTCCATACCTGAGTTTCAAAGCTTGCTTCAACAAGCAGAAGAGGAGTTTGGATTTGACCATGACATGGGTCTCACAATCCCTTGTGAGTAA
- the LOC120010129 gene encoding filament-like plant protein 4 isoform X1, producing the protein MDRRSWPWKKKSSDKADKVAVANAAAADAAAALASTGSKDEQDNYKKPNYVQISVESYTHLTDLEDQVKIYEEQVQSLEGQIQELDERLSAAHSEMTTKEGLVKQHAKVAEEAVSGWEKAEAEALALKNHLETVTLSKLTAEDRASHLDGALKECMWQIRNLKEEHEQKLQEVSLIKTKQWDKIRLELEAKIGNLDQELLKAAAQNTAISRSLQERSNMLIKISEEKSQAEAEIELLKSNIESCEREINSFKYELHVVSKELEIRNEEKNMSMRSAEVTNKQHMEGVKKIAKLEAECQRLRGLVRKKLPGPAAFAQMKLEVENLGRDYGETRNKRSAVKPSSPHLSPVTEFSLDNVQKFQKENEFLTERLLAMEEETKMLKEALAKRNGELQASRNLCAKTASKLQILEAQLQICNQPENYLSNNASNPPSVTSMSEDGNDDERSCANSCATAMMSEISQFKKEKIDEKSNRAETGKHLELMDDFLEMEKLACLSNDSNANGPITISYTSNNKISESVNHVSGDPTLGKDSPSKQHLDLDPSADHVSSDKDLSVVTSGNDADELLATRLQSRISMVFESKSRDTGLGRIVEDIKQIMQEAQDTKFQPSVNCISDEVHCSDALGSDAELTAEKDISSSQASNVATETLHKPSQDLADAISQINDFILFLGKEAMIVHDTCSDNNELSKKIAEFSVTFNKISCGSILLDDFIFDLSHVLAKASELRFNILGFKNSDAEPNSPDCIDKVALPENKMVQILQKERSGGMYQNGHAVISSSTSDPEVPDYGNLVPSYESNARSCKFSLEEFEELRSEKDSMAIDLVRCTENLEMTKSQLHETEQLLVEVKLQLVSVQRSNSLAETQLKCMAESYRSLEACAEELETEVNLLRMKTETLGNELQDETRRSLDATERCNELQEQLKRKESCSVCSSASDNDVKMKQDREIASATEKLAECQETIFLLGKHLKSLRPQTKLIGSPHNESSQRGEGFTEEEPTSSGMKLQDFDQAEMETPASPNLQRVGAESPIYSRNQSDTEVDLLRSLTSSKHPIHRSSGSSTPTPEKQSRGFKRFFSSNGKNGQ; encoded by the exons ATGGATCGCCGGAGCTGGCCCTGGAAGAAAAAGTCATCTGACAAGGCTGACAAAGTTGCCGTTGCAAATGCCGCGGCAGCagatgctgctgctgctttggCATCTACCGGATCTAAGGATGAGCAG GATAACTACAAAAAGCCAAACTATGTTCAAATTTCTGTGGAGTCGTACACGCATCTTACTGATTTGGAGGATCAAGTGAAGATATATGAAGAACAAGTTCAGTCACTGGAGGGCCAGATCCAGGAATTGGATGAAAGGCTGTCTGCGGCTCATTCAGAGATGACTACAAAAGAAGGCCTGGTGAAACAACATGCTAAAGTTGCTGAAGAAGCAGTATCAG GTTGGGAAAAGGCTGAAGCAGAAGCTTTGGCATTGAAGAATCATCTGGAGACTGTTACACTTTCAAAACTCACTGCTGAAGATCGGGCATCACATCTAGATGGTGCTCTTAAGGAGTGCATGTGGCAGATACGTAATCTAAAGGAGGAGCATGAACAGAAATTGCAGGAAGTTTCTCTTATCAAGACCAAGCAATGGGACAAAATTAGACTTGAGCTTGAAGCAAAGATAGGCAATTTAGACCAAGAGCTCCTGAAAGCTGCCGCTCAAAATACAGCAATTTCAAGGTCATTGCAAGAGCGTTCTAACATGCTCATCAAGATAAGTGAAGAGAAGTCACAAGCTGAGGCTGAAATAGAACTTTTGAAGAGCAATATCGAATCTTgtgaaagagaaataaattcaTTTAAATACGAACTTCACGTCGTTTCCAAAGAACTAGAAATCCGTAATGAAGAGAAGAATATGAGCATGAGATCTGCAGAAGTGACTAACAAGCAGCATATGGAGGGTGTAAAGAAAATAGCTAAGCTTGAAGCAGAGTGCCAAAGATTACGTGGTCTTGTGAGGAAGAAGTTGCCTGGTCCTGCTGCATTTGCCCAAATGAAGCTAGAAGTTGAAAATTTGGGCCGTGATTATGGAGAAACTAGAAATAAAAGATCCGCTGTTAAGCCATCTAGCCCTCATTTGTCCCCAGTTACCGAATTCTCCCTTGACAATGTACAGAAATTTCAGAAAGAAAATGAGTTTCTCACAGAACGCTTATTGGCTAtggaagaagaaacaaagatgCTGAAAGAAGCTTTGGCAAAGCGTAATGGTGAATTGCAGGCTTCAAGGAATTTGTGTGCTAAGACAGCCAGTAAGCTTCAAATTTTGGaagcacaacttcaaatctgcAATCAACCAGAAAATTACTTGAGTAATAATGCCAGCAATCCACCAAGCGTGACATCCATGTCTGAAGATGGAAATGATGATGAGCGAAGTTGTGCCAACTCTTGTGCAACTGCAATGATGTCTGAAATCTCTCAATTTAAGAAGGAAAAGATCGATGAGAAGTCAAACAGGGCTGAAACTGGAAAGCACTTGGAGCTTATGGATGACTTCTTGGAGATGGAGAAGTTGGCTTGCTTATCTAATGATTCAAATGCTAATGGTCCCATCACTATTTCATACACTTCTAACAATAAGATATCAGAAAGTGTGAATCATGTGTCAGGAGATCCCACTCTTGGCAAGGATTCACCGTCAAAGCAGCATCTTGATTTGGATCCATCAGCTGACCATGTATCCTCTGATAAGGATTTGTCAGTAGTTACTTCTGGAAATGATGCAGATGAGTTGCTAGCGACTAGGCTCCAATCAAGAATTTCAATGGTATTTGAGTCTAAGTCGAGGGATACTGGCTTGGGGAGAATTGTGGAGGATATCAAACAAATTATGCAGGAAGCACAAGATACTAAGTTTCAGCCATCAGTTAATTGTATTTCTGATGAAGTACATTGTTCTGATGCTTTAGGTAGCGATGCAGAATTAACAGCAGAGAAGGATATCTCATCGTCACAAGCCAGTAATGTCGCTACAGAGACTCTGCATAAACCAAGCCAAGACTTGGCAGATGCCATTTCACAGATTAATGATTTCATATTGTttttgggtaaagaagccatgaTTGTTCACGACACTTGTTCCGATAACAATGAATTGAGTAAAAAAATTGCGGAATTCTCAGTCACATTCAATAAGATTTCATGTGGCAGTATACTGTTGGATGATTTCATTTTTGACCTTTCTCACGTGTTAGCTAAAGCCAGTGAGCTCAGATTTAATATACTGGGCTTTAAGAACAGTGATGCAGAACCTAATAGTCCTGATTGCATAGATAAGGTTGCTCTCCCAGAAAACAAGATGGTTCAGATTCTTCAGAAGGAACGGTCCGGAGGAATGTATCAGAATGGCCATGCCGTCATTTCTAGTTCTACCTCTGACCCTGAGGTTCCAGATTATGGGAATTTAGTTCCAAGCTATGAGTCAAATGCCAGATCATGCAAATTCTCATTAGAGGAATTTGAAGAGTTGAGATCAGAGAAAGATAGCATGGCAATAGATCTGGTTAGATGCACAGAAAATCTGGAAATGACAAAGTCTCAGTTGCATGAAACTGAACAGCTTTTAGTGGAAGTCAAGTTGCAATTGGTTTCTGTTCAAAGGTCAAACAGCTTGGCTGAGACGCAGCTGAAATGTATGGCAGAGTCTTATCGGTCACTAGAAGCATGTGCAGAGGAATTGGAAACTGAGGTGAATCTTCTACGAATGAAAACAGAAACATTGGGAAATGAGCTTCAGGATGAAACAAGGAGGAGTCTGGATGCCACGGAAAGATGCAATGAACTTCAAGAGCAATTGAAAAG GAAGGAGAGCTGCTCTGTTTGTTCTTCAGCATCTGATAATGATGTCAAGATGAAACAG GATCGAGAGATAGCGTCAGCCACAGAGAAGCTGGCAGAATGTCAGGAGACCATATTTCTTCTAGGCAAGCACTTGAAATCACTTCGTCCTCAAACAAAGCTCATCGGATCTCCACACAATGAGAGCAGTCAAAGGGGTGAAGGATTCACCGAGGAGGAACCTACTTCCAGTGGTATGAAGTTGCAGGATTTTGATCAAGCCGAGATGGAAACCCCTGCTTCTCCTAATCTGCAAAGAGTAGGTGCCGAGTCTCCCATCTATTCACGCAATCAATCAGATACTGAAGTAGACCTCCTGAGATCACTGACCAGTTCAAAGCATCCAATACACAGGTCTTCTGGTTCTTCTACTCCAACTCCAGAAAAACAATCAAGGGGATTTAAAAGATTCTTCTCTTCAAATGGAAAGAACGGTCAGTAG